A stretch of the Coprobacillus cateniformis genome encodes the following:
- a CDS encoding substrate-binding domain-containing protein: protein MLRKIQKTVLEAAKQLQYVVKPKKSPKATFAIIQWYSIQEEICDPYYLALRQGVENFLKSQQIAVKRIFSDDINLFESFYDVSGIICLGKFSIEYIRKLKNSCKNLVLLDMDLVNPCSEACIVLDFDDAMKQVVDYFHILGHKKIGFLGGIEQSDDNHTYFDVRRSSFEKYCQNYQMEYQKYIREDKFTSESGYQMMIEMIQSNDLPDAIFAASDPIAIGALRALLDSKIKVPEDISIMEFDNIEATNFTSLPLTTIHAPAYEMGQLGAKLLYYSYLNNSCPNPMRIQLPCYLIERESCSENKKRIFKFLLSNC from the coding sequence GTGTTACGGAAGATACAAAAAACTGTTCTTGAAGCAGCTAAACAATTACAATATGTTGTTAAACCTAAAAAAAGTCCAAAAGCGACTTTTGCGATTATACAATGGTATTCAATTCAAGAAGAAATATGTGATCCTTATTATCTTGCTTTAAGACAAGGCGTAGAGAATTTCTTAAAATCTCAACAAATTGCTGTTAAACGTATTTTTTCAGATGATATTAATCTTTTTGAATCTTTTTATGATGTTAGTGGTATTATCTGTTTAGGGAAATTTAGTATTGAATATATTCGTAAATTAAAAAATTCATGTAAGAATCTTGTTCTTTTAGATATGGATTTAGTAAATCCCTGTAGTGAAGCATGTATTGTCTTAGATTTTGATGATGCAATGAAACAGGTTGTAGATTATTTTCATATTTTAGGTCATAAGAAGATTGGTTTTTTAGGAGGTATTGAACAAAGTGATGATAATCATACATATTTTGATGTACGTCGTAGTTCTTTTGAAAAATATTGTCAAAATTACCAAATGGAATATCAAAAATATATACGAGAAGATAAATTTACAAGTGAATCTGGATATCAAATGATGATTGAAATGATTCAATCAAATGATTTACCTGATGCTATTTTCGCAGCTAGTGATCCTATTGCTATAGGGGCCTTGCGTGCTCTTCTTGATAGTAAAATTAAAGTTCCTGAAGATATTTCTATTATGGAATTCGATAATATTGAAGCAACAAATTTCACTTCCCTACCGTTAACAACAATTCATGCTCCCGCTTATGAAATGGGACAATTAGGTGCTAAATTATTGTATTATTCATATTTAAATAACAGTTGCCCTAATCCTATGCGGATTCAGTTACCTTGTTATTTAATCGAGAGAGAATCATGTAGTGAAAATAAAAAAAGAATCTTTAAATTTCTTCTATCCAATTGTTAA
- a CDS encoding tetratricopeptide repeat protein, translated as MNIRIIQVILDVFDHYGENIRFEEERFEEALNDEAPDLLDECFWIIRGFQTGIYDAMIFDEDIYRNGYVKYLMENIECEEKEAIFIVAVFETVITEISYYFEIPDMLSLLQDAYERQDYPQLAIIAKTYFLGFGVSQDYEKAFEIYSYLYGHGDDCGAYYLGFMYEHGYGIEQDIEKAMMYYHSRQDDLTDYRLGTFYMLGQYFEYDAKKAYEHLSRSHLEEAYLYKGLLLEEQRNFAGAFEAYFEGAQLFQVECLYRAALCLRMGLGVEIDLKKAYHYFEYGYFFMHKESTYQLSMMLFDGLVVEKDEKKALLYLHQAAQLRSRDACLLLGQLYELGRYVKKDHQKSLAYYQVASEILNQSNEKESRENYENI; from the coding sequence ATGAATATTCGTATAATTCAGGTGATTTTAGATGTATTTGATCATTATGGTGAAAATATCCGTTTTGAAGAAGAGCGTTTTGAAGAAGCATTAAATGATGAAGCACCAGATTTATTAGATGAGTGTTTTTGGATTATCCGTGGTTTTCAAACTGGCATATATGATGCAATGATTTTTGATGAAGATATATATCGTAATGGATATGTCAAATACTTAATGGAGAACATAGAATGTGAAGAAAAAGAAGCTATCTTTATCGTGGCAGTTTTTGAAACAGTTATAACTGAGATTAGTTATTATTTTGAAATTCCTGATATGTTAAGTTTATTACAGGATGCATATGAACGTCAGGATTATCCTCAACTTGCTATTATTGCAAAAACGTATTTCCTAGGTTTTGGAGTTTCGCAGGATTATGAGAAGGCTTTTGAAATTTATTCATATCTTTATGGTCATGGGGATGATTGTGGTGCATATTATTTAGGGTTTATGTATGAACATGGATATGGTATTGAACAAGATATTGAAAAAGCAATGATGTACTATCATAGTCGTCAGGATGATTTAACTGATTATCGACTTGGTACGTTTTATATGTTAGGTCAGTATTTTGAATATGATGCTAAGAAAGCTTATGAGCACTTATCTAGAAGTCATCTTGAAGAGGCATACCTTTATAAAGGGCTGCTCTTAGAAGAACAAAGAAATTTTGCTGGAGCCTTTGAGGCTTATTTTGAAGGTGCACAATTGTTTCAGGTTGAGTGTCTGTATAGAGCTGCTTTATGTTTAAGAATGGGATTAGGTGTAGAGATAGATTTAAAGAAAGCTTATCACTATTTTGAATATGGGTACTTTTTTATGCACAAAGAGAGTACTTATCAATTATCAATGATGCTTTTTGATGGGCTTGTTGTTGAAAAAGATGAAAAGAAAGCTTTGTTATATTTACATCAGGCAGCTCAGTTAAGAAGTCGAGATGCATGTTTGTTATTGGGACAATTATATGAATTAGGAAGATATGTGAAAAAGGATCATCAAAAATCATTGGCTTATTATCAAGTCGCAAGTGAGATTTTGAATCAGTCAAATGAAAAGGAAAGTAGAGAAAATTATGAAAATATATAA
- a CDS encoding MalY/PatB family protein produces the protein MYNFDKIVNRRQTNSIKYDREKAQDTRIIPMWVADMDFETLPEVKQVLIKRAEHGIFGYAAPTDSYYQSVIHWLGTRHDFHVEKDWIIPTPGIVTALKLAVRAYTKPSDNVMIMKPVYYPFDASIQLNGRTVIECPLSFNGKQYICDFDVFEQQIVQNNVKMFILCHPHNPIGRVWSRNELYQIGMICKKHHVYVVSDEIHMDFVYGDNQHIAFYNVDQSFKDFTIICTSPSKTFNLAALQTSNIIIANEDMRKKFVDEKIASGISDPNIFGLEACIAAYTYGAKWVDELLVYLQGNIDYMKTFFAEHLPEIKVIDPQGLYLVWVDMRSLGMNNQELEDFMLKKAHLWLDEGYIFGTGGDGFERFNVACPRSVLKQALEQLESAIKEIKVTVRA, from the coding sequence ATGTATAATTTTGATAAAATTGTAAATAGAAGACAAACAAATAGTATTAAATATGATCGAGAAAAAGCTCAAGATACACGTATTATCCCTATGTGGGTTGCTGATATGGATTTTGAAACATTACCTGAAGTCAAACAGGTATTAATAAAAAGAGCAGAACATGGAATTTTTGGATATGCAGCACCAACTGACTCTTATTATCAATCAGTTATTCATTGGTTAGGGACGAGACATGATTTTCATGTAGAGAAAGATTGGATTATTCCTACACCAGGAATTGTAACAGCATTAAAATTGGCGGTGAGAGCTTATACAAAACCATCAGATAATGTAATGATTATGAAGCCTGTCTATTATCCATTTGATGCATCTATTCAATTGAATGGTAGAACAGTTATAGAATGTCCTTTATCTTTTAATGGAAAACAATATATATGTGATTTTGATGTTTTTGAACAGCAAATTGTGCAAAATAATGTAAAAATGTTTATTTTATGTCATCCTCATAATCCAATTGGAAGAGTCTGGTCAAGAAATGAATTATATCAAATAGGTATGATTTGTAAAAAACATCATGTTTATGTTGTAAGTGATGAAATTCATATGGACTTTGTTTATGGAGATAATCAACATATTGCTTTTTATAATGTTGATCAATCATTTAAAGATTTTACAATTATTTGTACATCACCATCAAAAACATTTAATTTGGCAGCTTTACAAACATCTAATATTATAATAGCCAATGAGGATATGAGAAAAAAATTTGTTGATGAAAAGATAGCATCAGGAATAAGTGATCCAAATATTTTTGGATTAGAAGCATGCATTGCTGCTTATACTTATGGGGCAAAGTGGGTTGATGAACTCTTAGTTTATTTACAAGGTAATATTGATTATATGAAAACTTTCTTTGCAGAACATCTTCCAGAAATTAAAGTGATTGATCCTCAAGGATTATATCTTGTTTGGGTAGATATGAGAAGTCTTGGTATGAATAATCAAGAACTGGAGGATTTTATGTTGAAGAAAGCACACCTATGGTTAGATGAAGGTTATATCTTTGGAACTGGTGGGGATGGCTTTGAAAGATTTAATGTTGCTTGCCCTAGAAGTGTTTTAAAACAGGCTTTGGAACAATTAGAGAGTGCTATAAAAGAAATAAAAGTTACTGTAAGGGCTTAA
- a CDS encoding methyltransferase domain-containing protein, with the protein MHKLACPKCHQTLQLEEKTYKCNQNHCYDIAKNQYINLLLNPDKSCNNPGDNKESLLCRKNYLNQGYYDVILNEVVSYIRHHYQPNMHILDLGCGEGYYTYRMKQELGDDCTFYGLDISKDGIQMATKYTKDIYWIVGNSKNLPIQDHSLDVITALFTVVNESEIKRCLKENGYMIHVTANNKHLVEFKELIYDEVKIKSDEHIRLPFETIKSYDFTKKIHLKNREDTLNLLKMTPHFYHIKKERRYVLDTLGEFDVTIDIRITVYKI; encoded by the coding sequence ATGCATAAATTAGCTTGTCCGAAGTGTCATCAAACACTTCAATTAGAAGAAAAAACGTATAAATGTAATCAAAATCATTGTTATGATATTGCTAAAAATCAATATATTAATCTCTTATTAAATCCAGATAAATCATGTAATAATCCTGGTGATAATAAAGAAAGTCTGTTATGTCGTAAGAATTACTTAAATCAAGGCTATTATGATGTTATTCTCAATGAAGTTGTTTCTTATATTCGTCATCATTATCAACCTAATATGCATATTTTAGATTTAGGTTGTGGTGAAGGATATTATACTTATCGTATGAAACAAGAATTAGGTGATGATTGCACCTTCTATGGTTTAGATATTTCTAAAGATGGAATTCAAATGGCTACAAAATATACAAAGGATATTTATTGGATTGTTGGTAATTCAAAGAATTTACCTATTCAAGATCATTCACTTGATGTCATCACTGCTTTATTTACTGTTGTAAATGAGTCAGAAATTAAAAGATGTTTAAAAGAGAATGGTTATATGATTCATGTTACAGCAAATAATAAACATTTGGTTGAATTTAAAGAATTGATTTATGATGAAGTGAAAATAAAATCAGATGAACATATTCGTTTACCATTTGAAACCATTAAAAGTTATGACTTTACCAAAAAAATTCATTTAAAGAACCGTGAAGATACATTAAATCTCTTAAAAATGACACCACATTTTTATCATATCAAAAAAGAACGAAGATATGTTTTAGATACTTTAGGTGAATTTGATGTCACAATAGATATACGTATCACTGTATATAAAATCTAA
- a CDS encoding TrmH family RNA methyltransferase: MKIYKKNDETSYTLGVFPTIELLKKRPQDVIRVVVHSSIIQNKGYPLIQELCQQYHIHIEIHDKTIDKLSPKNNCFAIGVFKKYSDQIQEGNHVVLVNPMDMGNMGTMMRTMLGFGYLHLVIIRPAVDIFDPKVIRASMGAIFHLNIQYYDNFESYYQEYKYHEFYPFMLKGAKNIHQISTNNVHSLVFGNESSGLDDTYLNYGQSVFIPHSETIDSLNLSMALGLTLFHFSKEQFQRKEVLRDNV, from the coding sequence ATGAAAATATATAAAAAGAATGATGAAACATCTTACACTTTAGGCGTGTTTCCAACAATTGAATTATTAAAAAAAAGACCTCAAGATGTCATAAGAGTTGTTGTACATTCTTCTATTATTCAAAATAAAGGTTATCCATTAATTCAAGAACTGTGTCAACAATATCATATACATATAGAAATCCATGATAAGACAATAGATAAATTAAGTCCTAAAAACAATTGTTTTGCAATTGGTGTTTTTAAAAAATATTCAGATCAAATTCAGGAAGGAAATCATGTTGTTTTGGTAAACCCAATGGATATGGGAAATATGGGAACAATGATGAGAACTATGCTGGGGTTTGGATACCTTCATTTGGTTATTATACGTCCAGCAGTAGATATTTTTGATCCAAAAGTGATACGTGCATCTATGGGGGCTATTTTTCATCTCAATATACAGTATTATGATAATTTTGAATCATATTATCAAGAATATAAATATCATGAATTTTATCCATTCATGTTAAAAGGTGCCAAAAATATACATCAAATATCTACAAATAATGTTCATTCATTAGTGTTTGGGAATGAAAGCAGTGGTTTAGATGATACTTATTTGAATTATGGTCAGAGTGTTTTTATACCACATAGTGAAACTATTGATTCATTGAATTTATCAATGGCTTTAGGTCTTACACTTTTCCATTTTTCCAAAGAACAATTTCAAAGAAAAGAGGTACTAAGAGATAATGTATAA
- the fba gene encoding class II fructose-1,6-bisphosphate aldolase has translation MGLVSATEMLQKAKAGHYAVGQFNINNLEWTKSILLTAEELKSPVILGVSEGAAKYMTGFKTVSAMVSAMVDSLGITVPVALHLDHGSYEGAKAALEAGFSSIMFDGSHYGIEENIAKTKEIVELCHAKGVSVEAEVGSIGGEEDGVVGKGEVADPKECKMIADLGIDFLAAGIGNIHGKYPANWEGLDFEALDAIQKETGTMPLVLHGGTGIPADMIKKAITLGVSKINVNTECQLYFQEATRKYIEAGKDLEGKGFDPRKLLAPGAAAIQECVKEKMELFGSVNKA, from the coding sequence ATGGGATTAGTTTCAGCAACAGAAATGTTACAAAAAGCAAAAGCAGGACACTATGCTGTTGGTCAATTTAACATCAACAACTTAGAATGGACTAAATCAATTTTATTAACTGCAGAAGAATTAAAATCACCAGTTATTTTAGGAGTATCTGAAGGAGCTGCTAAATATATGACTGGATTTAAAACTGTTTCTGCTATGGTAAGTGCAATGGTAGATTCATTAGGAATTACTGTACCAGTTGCTTTACATTTAGATCATGGTAGTTATGAAGGAGCTAAAGCTGCATTAGAAGCTGGATTCTCTTCAATTATGTTTGATGGTTCTCATTATGGAATCGAAGAAAACATTGCCAAAACAAAAGAAATCGTTGAATTATGCCATGCAAAAGGTGTATCAGTTGAAGCAGAAGTTGGTTCAATTGGTGGAGAAGAAGATGGTGTTGTGGGTAAAGGTGAAGTTGCCGATCCTAAGGAATGTAAAATGATTGCAGATTTAGGAATTGATTTCTTAGCAGCAGGAATTGGAAATATCCATGGAAAATATCCAGCTAACTGGGAAGGTTTAGATTTTGAAGCATTAGATGCTATTCAAAAAGAAACAGGAACAATGCCTTTAGTATTACATGGTGGTACTGGTATTCCAGCAGATATGATTAAAAAAGCAATTACTTTAGGAGTATCTAAAATCAATGTAAATACTGAATGTCAATTATATTTCCAAGAAGCTACACGTAAATATATTGAAGCAGGTAAAGATTTAGAAGGTAAAGGATTTGACCCTCGTAAATTATTAGCACCAGGTGCTGCTGCAATTCAAGAATGTGTAAAAGAAAAAATGGAATTATTTGGAAGTGTAAATAAAGCATAA
- a CDS encoding LacI family DNA-binding transcriptional regulator, giving the protein MAKLKDVAQLANVSIATVSRILNNDETLSVTEDTKNCS; this is encoded by the coding sequence ATGGCTAAATTAAAAGACGTAGCTCAACTTGCAAATGTATCTATAGCCACTGTTTCACGTATTTTAAATAATGATGAAACGTTGAGTGTTACGGAAGATACAAAAAACTGTTCTTGA